A stretch of Sebastes fasciatus isolate fSebFas1 chromosome 19, fSebFas1.pri, whole genome shotgun sequence DNA encodes these proteins:
- the ddx54 gene encoding ATP-dependent RNA helicase DDX54, protein MAQRKKKFTKRRRHGAEPDFELAAEVKDDDSLGRKFPRFPNTSDCLSDVEPDTRQLVRAQNKKKKKSGGFQSMGLSYPVYKGIMKKGYIVPTPIQRKTVPVILDGKDIVAMARTGSGKTAAFLVPMFEKLKAPQAQTGARALILTPTRELALQTMKFTKELGKFTGLRTALILGGDRMDDQFAALHENPDIIIGTPGRLMHVIRDMNLKLQSVEYVVFDEADRLFEMGFAEQLQEIIRRLPDTRQTLLFSATLPKLLVEFARAGLTEPVLIRLDVDSKLSDQIKLSFFHLRVDDKQALLLHLLRNVVKPQEQTLVFVATRHHVEYVRELLTTEGIECAYIYSALDQTARKINIGKFVHRKAMVLIVTDVAARGIDIPMLDNVINYNFPSKPKLFLHRVGRVGRAGRSGVAWSMICADEMALVYDLHLFLGRPVQFATLEHAQDSEGVFGRVPQSILDDEGSHLVTAHENSQDLQNLHHVSENAYLQYLKSRPHPAPESIRRVKNTDLSSMAVHPLLGSGLEKMELERLHIVDAIKGYKSKSTIFEINSTSKTQAGEVMRAKRSKDTRLVNKFSKKRDNMAAESLLHQPANPTATTTTADMDITHNTDEEEDEIKGVFSAVVGGKKRRLQEDGEEGQKDKRSRQSGKDEEYYIPYRPKDFNSERGLSLGKEGTAFEQQASSAVLDLMGDDGNKLNQNNNMMKWDRKKKRFVRETGGKDDQKKKLRLDGGQTIGNNKNRKNHYEEWKKKYRVDDGGSGSDGERGGGRGGRRPGGGRGGGGGGPGRGRGRGRGRGANFQSPAGQQMTPGGLKVRSELKTSDQILRQRKKDQKQHFLQGGGLKNLRTKNKKYLGEVKKSGFGRGGQKKGKMRKRL, encoded by the exons ATGGcgcagaggaagaagaaattCACCAAGAGGAGGAGGCACGGAGCCGAGCCTGACTTTGAGCTGGCTGCTGAAGTTAAGGACGATGATTCT CTAGGGAGGAAATTCCCGCGGTTCCCGAACACATCAGACTGCCTGTCAGATGTGGAGCCTGACACCAGACAGCTGGTCAGGGCccagaacaagaagaagaagaagtctggAGGCTTTCAGTCCATGG GTCTCAGTTACCCTGTATATAAAGGCATCATGAAGAAGGGTTACATAGTCCCTACTCCGATCCAAAGAAAA ACTGTCCCGGTGATTTTGGATGGCAAGGATATCGTAGCCATGGCGAGGACCGGCAGCGGTAAGACGGCCGCCTTCCTGGTGCCCATGTTTGAGAAGCTGAAGGCCCCGCAAGCCCAAACAGGAGCCAGGGCCCTCATCCTGACCCCCACCAGAGAGCTGGCCCTGCAGACCATGAAATTCACAAAAGAG TTGGGGAAATTCACCGGCCTCAGGACTGCCTTGATCCTCGGAGGAGACAG AATGGATGACCAGTTTGCCGCTCTTCATGAAAACCCCGACAT AATCATCGGTACCCCCGGTCGTCTCATGCACGTTATCAGGGACATGAACCTGAAGCTGCAGAGTGTGGAGTACGTGGTGTTTGATGAGGCCGACAG GTTGTTTGAGATGGGTTTTGCCGAGCAGCTTCAGGAGATCATCCGGAGGCTtccagacaccagacagactcTGCTGTTCTCCGCCACGCTGCCCAAACTGCTGGTGGAGTTCGCCAGAGCCG GGCTGACTGAACCAGTGTTGATTCGTTTGGATGTGGATTCTAAACTGAGTGACCAGATTAAG CTGTCATTTTTCCATCTGCGTGTGGATGACAAGCAGGCGCTGCTGCTTCATCTGCTGAGGAATGTGGTGAAACCTCAGGAGCAGACGTTGGTTTTTGTAGCCACCAGACACCACGTAGAGTACGTCAGGGAG CTGCTGACTACAGAAGGCATAGAGTGCGCCTACATCTACAGCGCCCTCGATCAGACCGCCAGAAAGATCAACATTGGGAAGTTTGTGCATCGTAAAGCCATGGTGCTAATTGTGACTGATGTTGCTGCCCGTGGTATAGACATCCCCATGCTGGACAACGTCATCAACTACAACTTCCCCTCCAAGCCCAAGCTCTTCTTGCACAGAGTTG GCCGTGTGGGACGTGCTGGACGCAGCGGCGTAGCCTGGAGTATGATTTGTGCAGACGAGATGGCTCTTGTCTACGACCTTCACCTTTTCCTCGGAAGACCTGTTCAGTTTGCCACACTCGAACACGCTCAAG atTCAGAGGGTGTGTTTGGTCGGGTCCCTCAGTCTATCCTGGATGACGAAGGTTCTCATCTGGTCACGGCTCACGAGAACTCTCAGGACCTGCAAAACCTGCACCACGTCTCCGAGAACGCCTACTTGCAGTATCTCAAGTCTCGGCCACACCCCGCACCGGAGTCCATCAGACGGGTCAAGAACACAGATCTGTCCAGCATGGCTGTCCATCCGTTACTAG GGTCGGGTTTGGAGAAAATGGAACTGGAGCGCCTTCACATAGTTGATGCCATCAAAGGCTACAAATCCAAATCA ACTATCTTTGAAATCAACTCTACCAGTAAGACCCAGGCGGGTGAGGTGATGCGGGCCAAGCGCTCCAAGGACACGCGGCTGGTGAACAAATTCAGCAAAAAGAGAGACAACATGGCTGCAGAAAGTCTGCTACACCAGCCCGCCAAccccaccgccaccaccaccaccgccgaCATGGAtatcacacacaacacagacgAAGAAGAGGACGAGATAAAG GGGGTGTTCTCTGCAGTGGTAGGTGGAAAAAAGAGAAGGCTGCAGGAAGATGGGGAAGAGGGACAGAAGGACAAGAGAAGCAGACAGTCGGGCAAAGATGAGGAGTATTACATCCCCTACAGACCCAAAGACTTCAACTCCGAGAGAGG GTTAAGTCTTGGCAAAGAGGGCACCGCCTTTGAACAGCAGGCGTCCTCCGCCGTCCTGGACCTCATGGGAGACGACGGAAACAAGCTAAACCAGAACAACAACATGATGAAATG GGACCGTAAGAAGAAGCGCTTTGTGAGAGAAACAGGAGGAAAGGACGACCAGAAGAAGAAGCTCAGACTAGATGGTGGACAGACCATTGGCAACAACAAGAACAGGAAGAACCA TTACGAGGAGTGGAAGAAAAAATACAGGGTCGATGACGGAGGATCTGGCTCAGAtggggaaagaggaggaggacgaggagggaggaggccaggaggaggaagaggaggaggagggggag GCCCAGGCAGAGGTCGTGGTCGTGGCCGTGGTCGTGGTGCTAACTTCCAGAGCCCAGCGGGACAGCAGATGACGCCCGGCGGCCTCAAAGTGCGCTCGGAGCTGAAGACGAGCGACCAGATCCTGAGGCAGCGCAAGAAAGATCAGAAGCAACACTTCCTGCAGGGCGGAGGCCTGAAAAACCTGCGTACCAAGAACAAAAAGTATCTCGGTGAAGTTAAGAAGTCAGGCTTCGGGCGGGGTGGTCAGAAGAAGGGTAAGATGAGGAAGAGACTCTAA